The stretch of DNA caagaaaaattgttattacctacggcaaattttatctttacccacggactgtccataggtaacgtaaaattacccacggattacccacggacacgagttcctagctaaatcgctcgtaggaaaatatttcGTGGGACACACTTACTTAGGGATTGTCAGTGGGTAATATGACCCACTGAGTCTCAGTGGGTAACGTTACTCATAGATTTGCCGTAGATAAAATAGTAGATAGTTATCGACGGAAAAGTCGTAAGTTACATTACCCACGGACCATCTGTGACAaagtctactattttatatttgatattgatcattttatccatgaattgtctgtgggtaatgaaaaaatgattttaattctatttttgtttttttaccgtttcctgtattttttaatatatatttaaaattaattgtaagcaTATTAAACATCATTGTCACTTAAAAAAGgtgaaatattatgtaaatagtgttttcaaattacACATTCGGACTTCCATTAGTCTCAAAATAAGGACAATTGTTACTgtcataagtttcaaaataagtACATTGTTACtgccataagtttcaaaatacacataacgaCACTAGTGTACGAAATAATGCCTACAAGTCTAAACAAAATAAGTAGTCATAACTACTATACGAAACTGAAACTGAAACCAGTATTACTCCTCGCCGTCATCATCGTTAGACTCATCCTCGTCATAATCTGGATGATGACGACGACGGGATGACTCAGCCTGTATGGAAGCAACACTTTTTGCCAATGTTGCTAGCTGCATCTGTAGTTTTGTAGTGCGTTGCTCTGTTTGTTGAACTTCCTCTTGTCGACGTTGCTCAACTTTCCTTAGCTCCTCTCGCGCCTCTCGTGCCTCGTGTTCTGCCGCTTTTGCTCGCTCCTCAAATGCTGCTATCTGTGCAGCTATCTCATTAAATTGTTGAGACAAGAAATTGGCGCAACCTCTAGATGGACGAGAAGTTGGAACTAGACTTGCAACACCTGGTCTATAAAGCGAGGATCTATCTCCAGCACCATAGATCCTCCCTTTATTCTTCCCCCAACAGATTGGACCCACATGTCTAAGCGAGCTTCCGCATTAACCACTTGACTACAACTATTAGATGTTTCCCCACCTTTAGAGGCTTGTTGCAACTTACCTTGAAATGTTTCCTACTCAAATAGAAAACTATAAATAATGACATAATTGCTCCCAGTCATTTCTTCTTCCTGTTTTTGAGCCACTTAGCAatgatttttattgttatatattgttactAATGAAACTCATGCCCTCTATAGAGGTATAACAAAGGATTCAAACCCAGTATTTTTCAAATCAATGAAAATATGTTTATGCAATGTCTCTTGCAAAATTGGGTAGATAGTTGCTATCTATCATGTTTAGGTATTGGTATGAATACAGTACTAATCggacatttttataaaaaaatatgaatttttttatataatttaacgaAGAATAAAATTGTGCAATTCACAATACAAAATcgcattaaaaatttaaaaaaaaaaaattatatttgattacaacaaaaattaaactcaaatatacaaataatattatattaatatataagaaaTCTGCAATGAATTTTGTAGATTAACATtactttattaaatattagatTTCAGAAATTGAACTAAATATTTAACTAACAGAGAGGCAAAATATAAAATGCTCTTTTACTAAAACTAGAGACTATAGTTTGTTCTATTGAAACATAATGTTTGATTTTCATAGAACAACAGATACACAAAACATAATGGACTGAAGTTATAAGGAAGTTGTCTTGTATGCCACTTATTAGTAAAAGGATCATAAGAAGTCTTGTGTAAGTAATTAGCTATGATTACGAAGCACATACACCTCTTTGTGTCAAGACACGTGTTGGACACTGACATTTCTCGGACATGTGCCAGACACATATTGAAGATgtctgataaaaaaaatgaatcagACACATGCCAAGAGACCGAGCATACACCTCTTTGTCAGACGCTTCTCAGACACTCCTAATCCAAAATTAGATCTTTTATTGATTTGGAAAAATAGCAAATCACGTTTTGTGTGTTTATAAGATACCATGTTGTGTGTGACAAGTAAAGTTCTACAAGTGCAAACATATTCTACAAGTGCAAACATATTGTGTGTGTTTATAAGATACTATGTTGTGAAAATGAGACAATGCACAATTCAACCACAACCACCATTATGTGAGTTAGCTACATTGCTCATACTGTAAGATGCACAATAGATAAAGTTTGTAGGAAATGGGTCACATTGTGTGTATaataaaggaaaataaaataacctTTTGATATAATCACAACAGATATATCAATAGAGTGCTAGATAATCTTCACATATGttgcaaaataaattataatgttcAGCAATTGATTACACACGATTGAGAGGTGAAAATTCACTAATATCCAATAGATATTATAGGATTAGAATTGTGGGAGCAACCTAATCTACAAGTGTCTAACTATAATTTTACCTTGTCAGTTTTCTAATGAAAAACTCTAAGATTCTCTTTCACATGTTACATGTCTcatacttgaaaaaaaattcaacgcAGAATACTTGCATggtaaataaaaagaaactaaCAAAACCAAATACAATATGATTCTAGAAGGAAGTAACTGCAAATTTTCTACATAGGACCTTGGGTCAAACCTGAATTTCATTACATAGttacaataattatattaacaaagataaaagatcATTTTCTGTACATGCATcacattatatataaaaaaaagatggaaaaaacTTAACAATGGAatattatttaatgaaattGATGGAAATCCATAAACATTAGAGAAAAATTTAATCCATGAATTAAAAAACCAactcattaaaatataaatgtagtCATATAGACATAAAAAAGAGTACCTAACACATTTGCAGTAAGTTGTTTCTCCTTTTCATCTGTTACTGATTAGTAAAACATTTGGCTTCTCACAACTTCAAGAGGGAGCACAAGTAGAGGTGACATAATATAATTATACGATTAGAAACTTCAGAGTCCAGTTTGAGTCTGCACTGTCAAAATAGTTCTGAACAACAAGGTTTTCATGATGAGTGGCCTGTAATCAAACAACCAATCACTGGAAATCAACAAGTGCTAACGTCTTCATCAAATGCTAATGGTCTATTTGAGCATCCTAACTTGCATGGTACTGCTGAAAGTTTACACAGGAACTGTGAATTAGATGCAGCCCAAGTTTCACGGGAGGAGATTACTAGTGACAGTGCTATTTCTGAAACAATTGAATCTGTTTCTGTATCTAACAACACTGGACTAGGATCGCATGCCAACTTTAATTTAGAGAATACTCCTACCTCCAATTTTCCTACTTCTGATGAGCATCATGAAGGTAACTATTCTGACTCTGGTTATAGATTTAGAATAATCTTATTCTTTATTGtgctttaatttaaattaatgattgcAACATGGCATTAAATATTATTTGCAGTGCATCAAGctgaaataaaatttagaaaaacctACTTTTGTAATATGACCACTTTATGCCTATGTTTTGAAAACAGAACCGGCTGATTTGGGAGCAAAAATATCCAAGTAAACAATATCCaagcaaaacaaaatcagattccaagcaaaacaaaatcagattccaggcaaaacaaaatcagattccaagcaaaacaaaatcagattccaagcaaaacaaaatcagaatcCAAGCAAAATAAAAACGGTACTGGAAGAGAGGGCGAACGACGTTGATTTGAAGTGGCAGAGAGGGAGAACACAAAAGACAGTGATGGCAGAGAGGGTAGAGAGGGCGAACACGAACGGCGAACGGCGAACACGAACGGCGTTGAACGGCGAACACGAACGGCGTTGAACGGCGAACACGAACGGCGTTGAACGGCGAACGACGTTTGAACGGCGTTGAACGGCGAACGACGTTTGAACGGCGTTGAACGGCGTTGAAGGACGAACGACGTTGAACGACGAACGGCGTTGAAGGGTTTGAACGGCGTTGAAGGGTTTGAACGGCGTTGAAGGGTTTCCAAATGGTTTTGTTTGCTTCTTGTTGAAGGGTTTGCTTACTGAACTCAAATTTGTGAAGGGTTTTGTTTGCTTACTATACTTAGAAATGCCTTCTAACAAATgccttaactttttttttaaaaaaaaaacaaagtaataTACAAAACTATATTTTCAATTTACCCACGGATATTACCTACGGATAATCAGTAGTAACAAAAAATACGATTAAATTTTGGCAACTTCGAGttgagtttcttttttttttaatgttaccCACGGAGTTTTTTTAATATACCTACGGACAAACCGTGGAAACcaattaaaaaagtttaaattacttaataacaaatttaCCCGCGATTTTTATAtagatattatataatttatccaCTAACCGACATCCGTGGGTAATTTTCCGTAGGTATATGAATCTTTTCTTGTAGtggcaccttaaaagggttttccatatgctaaaagttcatataacacatgccaaataacaatgaaaacaaaataaagttctcaatccatcaagtaatacataactaaccaagacattgataaatcaatgagcaatctgttatctaactcaaaataagaatttctactaagccaatcgatttcctgaaggtttttagtgaaatttgaattctgggtttaattcaatcgattgggcaatcgattgacaggatagctgagcccctgacttaatgccaatcgatttccaaatcgatttttgtcagttttgctgaattcctgcatggccaaatcgattgggcaatcgattttataaatatttgggcccctgtaacttcctaaatcgattgggaaatcgattttataaatagttgagcctctgtaacttcccaaatcgattgggaaatcgatttccctgcttatccttccaaaaatacataaactaattcaatcacattcatacacaactccaaatcttaacacttagcaattcccacacaaacaccacgacaaattgggtttcgaaatagttttacaatccatcacacttacacacgataatcaatacataacacttagcaattccaacacaattaccacgagaacttgagtttcgaaatagtttacaatcaaacatgctatcacacaattccaaaacaaaacccttcgcgagaggcgtaaatcctaaacgtacagtttctcacgaacgaacacgagtgcagtctctcatggacaaacacaatttactagggtgtagtctctcacggacaaacacttgtgcagtctctcagtttcaaacacaatttaccagggtgtagtctctcacagacaaacacctgtgcagtctctcatggacaaacacaatttaccagagtgtagtctctcacggacaaacacctgtgcagtctctcatggacaaacacaatttaccagggtgtagtctctcacggacaaacacatgtgcagtctctcacggaaaaacataatttaccagggttctcacggacaaacacatgtgcagtctctcacggacaagcACAATTcgaacgacaatcattaagtaaatgtagatattaggagattccccattcttaatactcatttaactctaacaatttccactacaaacattaagtaaactgagatattaaaagattccccatttttaatactcgtttaactctaatgattttcacaacaaacattaagtaaacaaagttATTAAGAGATttctcattcttaatactcatttaacttaaacgatttacaaaacaaacattaagtaaacaagacattaagagattccccattcttaattctcatttaacttaaacgattttccaaaacaaacattaaataaacaagacattaagagattccccattcttaattctcatttaatttaaacgattttccaaaagcaaacattaagtaaacaagacattaagagattccccattcttaatactcatttaacttaaatggttttcaaattccacacaaaacaaactcaaacatattatcaaattcaatccacgattcacaccaaaacacatcaattcatttcaccACAAAATCCaatcatacacatatcaaatttcataagcgtTGATTataaacacgtcaaatacgaagaacacaatcatcacaacatacccctcaaacacatcaaatctcatttcctcaaaatcatacgataacattaagtaaacaagacattaagagattccccattcttaatactcatttaacttaaacgattttcacgacaacattaagtaaaccgagatattaaaagattccccatttttaatactcgtttaactctaatggttttcacgccaacattaagtaaacgtagacattaagatattcctcattcttaatactcgtttaactctaatggttttcacgccaacattaagtaaacgtagacattaagatattcctcattcttaatactcgtttaactctaatggttttcaaattcgacacaaaacaaactcaaacatattatcaaattcaatccacgatccataccaaaacacatcaattcattcctccacagaatccaaccatacacacatcaaatttcatcagtattaattaagaacacgtcaaatacaacgaacacaaatcaacacaatccaccactcaaacacaacaagtttcatttactcaaaatcatacataaatgagtttaaattcattttccacgaaacattcatcaatataaccaaaacctaactctaagattttacccataaagccttagattcattttcccccaaatcaacacttcaaccctaacaaattccttttccacacaatcacagataagtccctaaatgcaaactaaaagtttggaaggagcccttaccttaacgttagctttaacgttcgattacggtaccacgagtaaatccggtaaaatctccgctcgcaatgtcgcttccaaagttagttcccTAGCACCGCAACGtggtagtgaacaactttcccttctatctctttgcgaaacgaagcttagatctagatgaaacaaggaggtttgtgtttgacggttttgaaatccctaactccgtttttgaatccgagaaggaggaaggagttggagacttgatctttctcacccactagccttggctttctattcttgaacaaaaggaagaaacaaaaatgaaaatggaagaaggaaagagaatggtcacgcgacagaggaagaagaagaagaagaagttctCGCGAGGGAAATgcttttctttctgttttcctttcttcctttttccttcctttctatttcctttttcctttccttttccctCCAAACTTCGATTCTCACCTTCAAAATAGCATAAATGCAAAGTGATATAATTATCCGTGTACTCAAATTAGCATAAATGCAAAGTGATATTCAAATTAACATAAATACAAAGTGATTGATAACattgggaaaaaaaaattaaataaatgatataagaTCAGTTTGGTGACCGAAGTAAATTACTTAAGAAAATGATTGATAACATAAGGAGGTCAATAGTTCGATTCTCACCTTCAAAATAGCATAAATGCAAAGTGATATAATTATCCGTGTACTCAAATTAGCATAAATGCAAAGTGATATTCAAATTAACATAAATACAAAGTGATTGATAacattggaaaaaaaattaaataaatgatataagaTCAGTTTGGTGACCGAAgtaaattacttaaaaaaaagatTGATAACATAAGGAGGTCAATAGTTCGATTCTCACCTTCAAAATATTTCTAACAATTATTAACAATACTAATTTCTAAAAGTGACggtcttttttaaataaatatttttttgtaaatatcaCAAATATTTGAAGACGATAGAAGAACTTTCAAACAATTTATGCAGTCTAAACGTGCACtttcaaaacaattaaaagTGTTTTTTAGTAGTGATAGAGAGAAAAATGAGGTTCATTTGAATAACAGACACATTATTTATGGCCCAAGACTAGATGTTTGGTCCATTATTATTTACACATTGTCGAGCATTAAGGGTGGAATAAGAAACTCTCTATCTTTTAAAAGTTGGAGTCGGTGACTTGAACTTGTATCCGATGCCATGAAGTGTTTAATATCCCTCTCAAGTTCCAAATGTTTTCTACCTTTTCTGGTTGAACATTTCCTGCCGAATCCACCTGAAAAAAAGCTCGTTATTAAATGCATATATTGTAAGAGGTTATTTTCTTTAAGACAAAAATTAGTAACTTTATATCAATTTTTGGGATTAAAAATCTCCTATTTAAAACTCTTTCAACGTCCTATAGCCCACAACTGCTACCTTCGTGGGACATATAGTAAATCTCTTACTCTTATATGgtgtttctaaaatattatatatacaaatCATTATAGGATTTCACATTCTTAATTGTTAACccctatattttaaattttaaactcttTGTGAGAGAATAATTTAGACATGAGTTAGATAATTATCATAGATGAGTTTGACATTGTAAACTAAAGGGATTGAATTCAAATCTATTATAAAATGGACATTAAtgtcactttaattaatatttctccTTTGAATAATAATTGACTCATTTGTAAAAAATGTTTCCCAAAATAAAagtctcattttaatttttaatgtaacatTACCTACTATTTTCCTACAATACATTATACATTAATGGTAATAGTAAATAAGACAATATTTGATAATGACTGTTTAGTAAGACTACTATTATCTCTcatactttattatattttttcaatctttgtaaaataatcaaataagtaAATTATTGTAGGACAGAGGGATTATTAATTTCTTATTTctccaatatttttttaaaaaatatcatagatGATTAAGAGTAAAACAATTCAGTTGTGTTAATTGGACACACAATTTATGACACTATATCTCGATACAGGATACCATTTAGTGTGGATATCAGTTCTGAAATGAGAGAATAAGAATCAGAAGagagacaaaaataattttaaacttgAAAACTATATGTGTTGTAGTGTCTAGATCTACATCTAAAAATCATTCATCAAAGAAATTTGGTGTTCACATGACTAATACTCTAATTTCAACATAATAATTATTCACGTGTGTAAACAAGAAATACAGTGGTACCAAACTCTAGGAGAGAATAATatattgttcaagtatatgcaAAGATTCATAACCATAGTTGTCTCTTCTCCTTTTTTAGTCGAATTTTCTTTGCGAAATGGGCCTCTCCGATCCAGGCCCATTTACTCCAAAGCAATTCCTTGTGATGCCTTAGTGGCTATTAGCGATAACTAAGCGCATGGATGCCAGTCTGTAACCCATATAAAGATAAGCTATATGATTTGAGTGTCACACTTTTCCATGTATTGAGTTACATCGATCTAGAATGTAGTGGGCACAATCCATACACCATCATCTTGGGCCATTTTTTGTTCTCTCTGTTTTTGATATTTCGCCCAGTCCACAAAGCGGCAAGCCCTTTAGGGTGTAGGTGTTTTCATGTTGCTCGATCCCCCTTCTAGCTACTTGTCATCCCAAGCATATCCAAGTGGAAGAGTTCACCAGTCTCTAGTTCGTGTAGTTTTGGATCTTCAAGTCCTTAAGTGTGATTGAGGTTAGGAGTCTACAAATCCTCCATTTTTGGATTATTCACATCTTCGGGTGCGACCGAGTGGAGGAGTTCATAAGTCTTCTAGTCTTGGATTCTTAACATTTTCTGGTGCGCCCGAGTGTCTTCACATCTTCGAGTGTGGCCGAGTGGAGAAGTTCACAAGTCTTTTGCTCTTGGATTCTTCACATCTTTGGGTACGACCGGGCGAAGGAGTCCACAAGTCATCAGCTTTTGGATTCTTCTACACTTGTCATCGTCgtctttttcttcatctttaaAGCGGAAGCTTGCCTCGATAAAGTTTCCccataaatttttgaaattcttttcTACTTATTTGGTATTTCTTACTGCCAAAAATATTCACAAGATCTAAGGATGACGGTTCAGACTCCATTACCATATGCCCTCTTTTTTCCAGTGCAAACTTAATTGCTTGTCTCAATCTTGATGGGTTTGTTGGTCTTCTTTGGTGCATAGACGTCTCATAGTTTGCACCTCTACTTTTCAAGCATTGAAGGGTTATGAGGAGATGACAATGTATCTTTTTTGTGTGGAAAGTAACTCAGTGTTTGGTCGTCTTTGGTTCCACTTTCCACTCGCTACAGTATGGTTTGGAGGACAAGTGAAGGATCACGGAGTTTTGATGATGATCATTGTAGCTGGGAGGAGAGGAGTATTAGTTTTAAGGTATCTGATTACTATGAGGGTAGTGTCGTTAAAAGGAGTTGTTTCTTCCCACTCTCTTTTTTAGTTACTTAGACATTACCTAAGAGTACAATAACTCATGCACCGTTGTTTCATGTTTTTGATCGAATTGTTGTGCTAGCATTATTCCGCATAGTGACGATGTGACTTGTTTTGCGggatactttttcttttttccactTCACAAAATGtcacttttccttttccttttcctccTTTTTCTCCCTAATTCCCTTGATTTGTGTGTCCTGTCTTGGGttttcatcattttcatcattACCTTCCTTATAAATACCTTCTCCATCTTCTATATATTACCATCACcctcattatttttattttcaattatactTTTCTTTTATGTGTTGCTCACCTCTTGCAACTGCAACGCGCACATGCTTTGTTGCTTCCCATCTGGCATCTATAACACGTATATTTTCACCTTCTCCTTTCATTGCTCTTTTATCATTATTTTGCATTTGTTTCCTCTTTTATGTTTTACGTTTCTTCGTTGCTCCCGACCACATGGACCATTTTGCATCGCAACACTCTTAGTGGATACTTTGTGCTTAAGTGCATGAGTGAAACCATTGCTCCTAGTATGTTTAGTGTTGGTATCCCTAAGATGATGTTGTAGGAAGATTGTGCCTTCACTGTCATGTACCTTATTAGAACAGTCTTCCGATTTCTCCCATCACAAAAGATGGTTCGTAGGTCATAGTATCCTTGAATTTCTACCAATTCCCCCGAAAATCAAAGAAGACACCCCCAATATTCTAAATGGTAGGGTTACAACTGTCACGTCCTTAAGCCCTAGCCCAACACACCAGTTGATTACTAACTATAAGAAGTTAGATATATGAAACTTAGTGGAAGAAATGTAACATACCGCTTTTGCAATAATCTCAGTGTTGTGTTGAATTTCCGTTGTGACCTCAAATAACACCCATGCCCATTTGTCACTTTTGTTGCAATCATCTGCTATGTAAGGAATACCACTCTTTTGAAACCTTGAAGCTTCCATCCAAGTTTTTCCTCCATCAACAGACACATCCACTCTTTCGATGCCTCTACCACCACCTGATGCTGCATATCCACTAATATTTACCTGTAGTGTAGGAATCGCGTTAGAACTAGGATTTTCAATTAATTTCTAATTGACAAAACATTGAGTCATACTCCCTTCAGACGTTTTTATAATAGACAAATTGGATTATAATTTGGTCAacaaaatttgatgtatttgtcAAGTACATCAAATTTAGTTGACCAAATTATAACTCAATTGTTTCTTATAATAATGACCAAAGGTATATGGAAATCTATgatcaaatacaaaaatttgagATATTGATCCTCTAAAGTGGCTAATATCAACCGTTGATGAAAAGTTCATTGGTTGATATTATATGTACATGTATATTAAATCATGTGTGGTTgaaatatcaattattgattTTTCCAATCATGCACATTTGACTCCTTTGAAGTGAATAACAATTAAAGCAATTAATTtcaatcattaattaaaaaatcaaaagttgATATTTCTATGCACCCATGATTTGTTATGTAtgtaatatcaattattaattttttaaataacttcgTTTGCACTCTAAAGTGagttatctattttttttatagatgagaTGATATAATTACCGTCAGAAACTCACTTTGCTACTCTTGTTAATGTATAGAATATCTCAAATACAACTCTAAGACTCTTATCACATAAACTAACCTTTCCGGCCCTTATTGTAGTCATATCTTCTAGAGAACATATAACACACTGTCAAAgtgaaatagaaaaaaaaattagattcaaAAGTTTGAGTTGAAAACTTGAAGACATGTAGTGTCCATGCATAACATGTGACAAtataaatgtatataaattGCTTGAAGGACatgaaatattttcattttctttcataaataaattttgagatgtgttatTTTGCGACACAAATTAGACAACAATTTATATGGATAATGTAGTTTAAATAcatgattaattatatttagtagatgattaattaatataataagatATCACAATTCATTAACACCCAATGAATACAATTAATCATGATTTTGGCATCGTTAAACACAATTATCAAAAGTTTATCTAAACACAAGTCGTGGTTAATCAATATTATGTATATTTGACCACCTAAAAAGCATGTATATTTAACCCCAATTTGAAAGTTAATGAATATCGTGTACATTTGAATACCTAAACGTCATGGTTAATTACGTTTAAAATTGTGGCTAATTATGTTCAATTAATGATTAATGAGTTGTGACACCTTATTATATTTGTTGACATATAGCAATCAGATCTAATATGATTGtgtttattagtttattttctatttaagtttatttgtattttgggaAAGAATCAAATCACTCTGATTTGATTTATTtcctaatttatttttcctttattcTTT from Cicer arietinum cultivar CDC Frontier isolate Library 1 chromosome 3, Cicar.CDCFrontier_v2.0, whole genome shotgun sequence encodes:
- the LOC105852807 gene encoding uncharacterized protein, giving the protein MSLRHLLEGISKYSKQTKPFTNLSSVSKPFNKKQTKPFGNPSTPFKPFNAVQTLQRRSSFNVVRPSTPFNAVQTSFAVQRRSNVVRRSTPFVFAVQRRSCSPFNAVRVRRSPPLIMKTLLFRTILTVQTQTGL